The Bradyrhizobium barranii subsp. barranii genome segment TATGTGGGCTTTCTCGGGGCGCCGGTGGGCAATGTCGTCTCGCGCTATACCGGCTACGTCCACGACACGCTGCAATCGGCCATCATGGATAACCAGGTCGAGGCCAAGCTATCGACCGGGCCCGTGCAGCACACACTCCTGATCGGCACCGACTACACCTCGTCGAAGTTCAACGACAAGCAGGGATTCGGCTTCGGCGTCTCCGATCTCAACCTGGCCGCGCCGGTCTACGCGCCGGAATCCATTCCCGATCCCGCGATCTCGTCCTCGACAGCCCAGCGGCAAACCCAGTCCGGCGTGTATGTTCAGGACCAGGCCAGGCTCGATCACTGGATCCTGACATTGAGCGGCCGCAGCGACTGGGTCAGCACCACGGGTGAGGATCTGTTCGCGCTGACCCGGCAGACGCAGTCCGATCAGGCCTATAGCGGGCGCGCCGGGCTGACCTATGTGTTCGATTCCGGTGTTGCGCCTTACGTTGCCTATTCGACCTCGTTCTTTCCCAATCTCGGCGTCGATCCGTCGGGCGCCTTCTTCAAGCCGACCACCGGCAAGCAGACTGAAGTCGGTGTGAAGTACCAGCCGCAGGGGACGAGGAGCTTCATTACCGCGGCGGTGTTCGATTTGACCCAGGACGGCGGCCTGGTCACGACGGGGACGGGCGTGACGGTCCAGCGTGGCGAGATTCAAAGCCGCGGCTTCGAATTGCAGGCGCTTGCAAGCCTGGGCGGTGGTTTCGACATCACCTCGTCGTACACCTATCTCGACATGGTGACCAAGCAGGCCGCGGACGACTCGCTGATCGGCAAGTTTCCCTCGGGCAATCCCCCGCATACCGCGACGCTGTGGGCGAACTATGCCCTGCCGCTGGCCGGACCGTTTGCAGGATTGAGCGTCGGTGGCGGCGCGCGTTACATGTCCTGGAGCTACGGCGATGATGCGAACACGTTCAAGAACAGCTCGGTAACCCTGATCGACGCGGCGCTGAAATATGATTTTGGCCAGGCGGCGAAGGAGCTGAAGGGCCTCCAGTTCCAGGTCAATGCCAAGAACCTGTTCAATCTGCACTACACCACGTGCCAGGTCGGTTATTGCTACCGCGGCGCGCCGCTGACCGTCATCGCAACGCTCGGGTATCGCTGGTGAACCAGCTTGCGCCTGAGAACCCCGGTTATCCGGTCAATATGCCTTACCCAAATCGCTGGCGCCGGCGACTAACGCGCCAGGTGGTGGGTACCGATTTCAACCAAAGTGGTCCGGCAGGACAGGCGGTAGATCAGGCTGAACAATTGAACCCACATGATCGAACTCCACTGTTGATCACATGCACGATATTAGGCCCCCAGTCTTTCCGGCCGTTTTCGAGGGACAGGGAAAATGGCTTCGTCGGCGAGCGCCGTGATGTCGTCGGAACAGACCGGACGAAGTCGCCTCACGCGGGCGTGAGACGTATCTCCGTCAAAACACCTCGAAATATTCGCGGTGCTCCCAGTCGGTCACCTCTGACAGGAAGCGGTCGATCTCGGCATTCTTGATGTGGGTGTAGTAGTCGACGAACTCGGGCCCGAACTTCTCGCGGAAGAACGGATCGTCCTTCAGCGCGGCGACCGCATCGCGCAAGCTCTTCGGCAACGGCGGCGCCTTGGTCTCGTAGGGCGTGTCGGCGGACGGGCCGGGGTCGAGCTTGCGATCGACGCCGTCGAGGCCCGACAAAATTTGCGAGGCCATGTAGAGATAGGGATTGGCGGCGGGCTCGCCGATGCGGTTCTCCAGGCGCGTTGCGGCATCATTGGCGCCGCCGAGCACGCGGATCATCACGCCGCGATTGTCGCGGCCCCAGATCGCGCGGTCCGGCGCCAGCGAATAGGAGCGGTAGCGCTTGTAGCCGTTGATGGTCGGGGTGGTGAACACGGTCGAGGCGCGGGCGTGGTCGAGCAGGCCGGCAAGGTACGCCTTGCCGAACGCACTGAGCGGCTCGCCGCCGTCCTTCGTCATGAACTGGTTCTCGCCGGTCGTGCGCGAGACGATCGACTGATGCAAGTGCCAGCCGCTCGCGAACACATTCGGCAGTTTCGGCCGGCACATGAAGGTGGCGTGATAGCCGTGGCGGTGCGCAATCTGCTTCACGGCAGAGCGGAACAGCACCATGTTGTCGGCGGGCTCCAGCCCCTTCCTCGGCGCGAAGGTGAATTCGCACTGGCTCGGCCCGAACTCGACCTCGACCGAGCGCAAGGGCAGTCCGAGCGCGACGATATCGCGGCGCAGGATCTCCAGCACCGGCTCCATCTGATCGAAGCGCTGCTCGGTGAGGTATTGATAGCCGTGGCTGAGCAGGCTCACCGACGGCGGCGTGCCGGGCTGGCCGGCATCTTCGGGCCGCATATGCGCGTCGTCGAGCTTGAAGATGTGGAATTCAACCTCGAGGCCGGCGACGAAATCGTGGCCGCGGCCGCTGAGATCATCGAGCACCTTGCGATAGAGGCCGCGGGTCGCGAACGGCACGGGACGGCCGTCGCCAAAATAGAGATCGCAGAGCACCCAGCCCGTCGCGGGCGCCCATGGCAGCACGCGGAACGTGGTTGGGTCGGCGACCATCAACACGTCGGCCGCGCCCTCCATCTCCTTCATGCCGAACCCGCCGCCTGACGTGAACACCGGAAACACCGTGCGGTGCGAGGTATCCTTGGCGAGCATGGTCGTGGTGATGGAGCAGCCGCTCTCCAGCGAGGCGATCGCCTCGGCGGCGATGATGGTCTTGCCGCGCAAAATGCCGTGCTGGTCCGGGAAGGCGAGGCGGATGACCTCGAGGTTCTTTTCCTCGACGATGCGGCGCAGGCGCGCTGCGGCGTCCCTCTGCTCATCCGACCACAGCGCATGATGCGCGACGAAAGTCACTCGGTTGCTCCTTAAGTCCGTGCTGTCATCGCCCGCGAAGGCGGGCGATCCAGTATTCCAGAGACGGCGACGTGTCCACGAGAGGCCGCGGCGTACTGGATGCCCCGCCTTCGCGGGGCATGACAGTGGAGTATGCGGCGCACGCCGCTGATTGACGGCATTATCACTCCGCCGCCGTCAGCCGGTGCACGTTGTCCGCGATCTCCTTCGGCACCGGCGCGGCCCAAGGTGCGCCGCGGCGGCGCTTGACGTCGACCTCCATCCAGTAGAGCTCCCAACCCTGGGTCGGCCCGATGCCGTCCATGGTGGCCGGTCCCTGGATGCTGCGCGCCCTGCTCTCGTCCAGGAACAGCATCGGCTTCTCGCCGCCGCCGACCTTCTCGATCTCAGCCCGCAGCAGGCGGCGGTACTGCACGATCGCCTTGTCGCTCGAGCCGAGATGCTCCTTGGTGCGGTCCTGGATCGCGCCCATCGATTCCACCGCCCACTGGTCGTGCACGTTGATGTCGGTGCCCATGCCGGTATAGGTCGCGGTCGCCTGCTCGTGCGGATCGAAGCCGTAATCGTTGCCGCGGTTCTTGCGCGATTTGTAGTCGGGCAGCTCATAGAGCTCGAGCCGCTGATCGCGCATCTTCTGCTTGTCGACCGGGTTGGTGTAGCTGGTGAAGATCGCGTACCAGTAGCAGTTCTCGTCGTCGACCGGCACGTGCCACTGCGTGATCGTCATTTCCGTGCTCATCGGGATGACGAAGCCGTGCGGGAAGAGCTGGTTGGTGACGCGCACATGGGTGCGCTCCTCGTCGATCTCGCGCAGCGCGATCAGCCGCAGGCCATATTCGGTGTGTTCGACATTGATGATCGGCCGGTCGTACTCGCGCAGGATCTTTGTCATCGGCAGGTCGCTGCCGGCGGAGGCGCCGCGGAACTGCTTGCCGTAAGCCGTCGACGTATCCTCGTCCTCGAAGAAGCGGTGCAGATAGGAGGCGTGCGCGGGATCGATGCCGACCTCGAGGGCCTGAAGCCAGTTGCAGGCCATGTGGCCCTTGAACGCAAAAGTGTGCGTGCCGGGCGCGACAAAGCAGTCGAGCTCCGGAAATGCCGGCGGCTCACCCTCGCCGAGATAAGCCCAGAGGATGCCGCTCTTCTCGACCACGGGATAGGAGCGCTGGCGAATGTTCTGGCAGAGTTTTGAATCCTTCGGCTCCGCCGGCGTCTCGATGCACTGGCCGGTGGCGTCGAACAGCCAGCCATGGAAGGCGCAGCGCAGGCCGCCATGTTCGAGACGTCCGAAGGCGAGGTCGGCGCCGCGATGGGCGCAATGACGATCGATCAGGCCGTAGCGTCCGCTCTCGTCGCGGAACAGCACCAGGTTCTCGCCGAGCAGTTTGACGGGACGGATCGGGCGCGTGCCGTCCAGCTCATCGACCAGCGCCGCCGGCTGCCAATAGCTCCGCATCAGCTTGCCGCAGGGGTCCTTCGGACCGGTACGGGTGATCAGGTCGTTCTGCTCCTGGCTCATCATGGCGGGCGTCCTTTGTCGGAGAGGCGTTTGTTCGCCTATTGAACGAATGGGCGAATTATGCCATGCCTTGGTCCGGCGGCAAGCAATATTTTGCAGGATGTTCCCGGACCTATGCCCAAGCTGAAGCGCAGCGAAAACGACGCGCGGGCGACGGATTTCGTCGAGAGCCTCGATCGCGGCCTGCGCCTGCTGCAATGTTTCGGCGCGACCACCGGCCCGATGACGCTGAGCGATCTCGCCCGGGCCGCGGAGCTGCCGCGCGCCACTGCGCGGCGCATGCTGTTCACGCTTCAGCGCGGCGGCTTCGTCGCCGGCGACGGCAAGCTGTTCTCGCTGACGCCGCACGTGCTGACGCTCGCGGCGTCCTACCTGCGCTCCAGCCAGCTCGTCGCCGTGCTTCAGCCGGTGCTCGATCGCGTCGCCACGGCAGCGCAGGAAATCTCCTCGCTCGCGGTGCTCGACGGCGACGACGTCGTGTTTGTCGCGCGCAGCAGCCCGGCGCGGATGTTTTCGGGTGGGCTCGAGATCGGCTACCGGCTGCCGGCGTTCTGCACCTCGGTCGGCCGCGCCATGCTCGGGCAGTTCGATGATGCAGCGCTTGCCGCACGCCTGAAGACAATGAAGCGCGAGATGTTGACGCCGCAGACAGTGACCGATCCCAAGGCGCTGCTGGCCAGCATCACCGCGGATCGCGAGCAAGGGTATTCGCTGGTCGATCGCGAGGCAGAGCCGCATTTCCGCTCGATCTCGGTTCCGGTGCGCCGCTACGACGGCGTGATCGTCGCCGCCATCAACATGGGCGCCCATGTCGACCGCGTGCCGGCAGGGGAGTTGGTCGACCGGTTGCTCCCGCTGCTCCGCGAAGGCGCGGAGTCCGTGCGGTCGCAGCTGCTCTAGCAACGATCGTTGGCGCCGCGCGTCCGCGGGCCTATAATCTCGTCACGCAAGACAACAGGGAGGACGCCATGAAACACACCATGGTTCCCAGTGATCGCGTGGAGCACGTCGGTGTCTACGGGCGCGACGGCGCGAAGCTCGGCTCGATCGAGCGGCTGATGCTCGACAAGGTGACCGGCACGGTCGCCTACGCCGTGATCAAGACTGGCGGGCTGCTCGGCACGCACCACCATTATCCGGTGCAGTGGGGCGCGCTGAAATACGATCCCGCGCGGCAGGCTTTTCGTGTCGAGGTGACGCAGGACGAGCTCGCCAGCGGACCGTGCGAGTTCGACGGCGACGAATTCGACTGGGGCGATCGTTCGCGGCCCTACGCGCACCCGAATTATTGGTCGATCTGACGGCGCGATTGCGGCAGGCGTCGCGCGCTGAGCCGCCTCACTTGGTCGCGGTGCGCCGGCGCGCTCGCTGTGTCAAAAGGCAAAAATGCCGCATGACACACCTCTCATCGCCACCATCGTCGTCGGACTTGGACTAGCTTTCGTACTTGGAACTATAGCGCAGCGGTTCCGCATTCCGCCGCTTGTCGGCTACCTGCTCGCCGGCGTTGCCGTCGGCCCGTTCACGCCAGGCTTCGTCGCCGACCAGGCACTTGCGACCGAGCTCGCCGAACTCGGCATTATCTTGCTGATGTTCGGCGTCGGCCTGCATTTTTCGCTCCAGGATCTGCTGAGCGTCCGGCACATCGCGGTTCCGGGCGCCGTCGTGCAGATTGCAGTCGCCACACTGATGGGGCTCGGCCTTTCATGGCTGATGGGCTGGAGCGTCGGTGCGGGACTCGTGTTCGGACTGGCGTTGTCGGTCGCGAGCACTGTGGTCCTGCTTCGCGCGCTGCAGGAGCGGCGCCTGATGGAGACCGATCGCGGCCGCATCGCGGTCGGCTGGCTCATCGTCGAGGACCTCGCGATGGTGCTCGTGCTGGTGCTGTTCCCGGCGATCGCAAGCCTTCAGGGCGCCAGCGGCGACAAGCCAGCCTTCGAGCCGCTGGCCGCGCAGGCCGGCTTCGGGCTTGCCGGCATCGTGATGCTGACCCTGGCCAAGATCATCGTGTTCATCGGGCTGATGCTGGTGGTGGGGCGCCGGGTGATTCCCTGGATCCTGCACTACATCGCCCATACCGGCTCGCGGGAATTGTTCCGTCTCGGCGTGCTTGCGATCGCGCTGTGCATCGCATTCGGGGCGACGAAGCTGTTCGACGTCTCGCTGGCGCTGGGCGCGTTCTTCGCCGGCATGATGCTGCGGGAATCTCCGCTCAGCGCGCGCGCCGCGCAGGAATCGCTGCCGCTGCGCGATGCCTTCGCGGTGCTGTTCTTCGTCTCGGTCGGCATGATGTTCGATCCGATGAGCGTGGTCCGCGAGCCCTGGCCGCTGTTGGCGACGTTAGCGATCATCATGCTCGGCAAATCACTCGCGGCGTTCATGATCGTGGTGCTGTTTCGGCATCCGGTCGCGACCGCGCTGACGATCTCGGCGAGCCTGTCGCAGATCGGCGAGTTCTCCTTCATCCTGGCCGAGCTCGGCGTCGCCTCGCAGATCCTGCCCAGCGACGGTCGCGACCTGATCATGGCCGGCGCGATCCTCTCCATCATGCTCAACCCGCTGATGTTCGCGGCCGCCACCTGGCTCGCGCCGCGTCTCGACCCGCGCCGGGATTCACCGCAGGCCGCGGCCGCCGTGCCCGAACCGATCCGCACCACGGACCTGACCGACCATACGATCGTGATCGGCTATGGCCGCGTCGGCGCGCTCGTCGGCGATGCCCTGAAGCAGCGGCAATTGCCGTTCCTTGTCGCCGAGGTCGGCGAGAGTGCGCTGGCGAAGCTGAAGCAGGGCGGCATCGAGACCATCATGGGCAATGCCGCGCAGCCCGAAATTCTCGGCGCCACCAATCCGTCACGGGCGCGGCATCTCGTCATCGCGATCCCCGAGGCGTTCGAGGCAGGGCAGATCGTGCAGCAGGCGCGTGGCCAATCCGGACATCCGCATCATCGCACGAGCGCATGCGGATGCCGAGGTCGATCATTTGAAGGGGCTGGGAGCGGATGTCGTCATCATGGGCGAGCGGGAGATCGCGCGCGGCATGATCGAGGAGCTGGAGAGGAGAGTTCCAGATGCTGCCCAGCAAGATCCCCGTCCGCTCGAGGCCGGTTCGGTCGTTTGACCTGATCACGCCGCAGGGCCAGACCTACCGCTTTCCGCCGCCGACATTGTTGCAGCGGTTGTTGCGGTTGCTGTTCGCGCATGCGGAGACGGTGGCGATTTCGGCGGCGATCCTGGCGTTGATCTATGTGGCGGGCTTTGCCGCCGAAGCACTCGACCGTTCGGTGTTCGATGCGTGCAACGATCGGGTTGGGGTGCGCAGGGTGGGTTAGCCTGCAGCTGCGCGGGGTGCAGTCCGCTTGCGTAACCCACCGCGTCCCCGCCTCGCGCTCCGTGTCACTGCCGGTTGCGCATCCAGTCGGCAAGACCGGATATCGCCTTGTCGAGGTCTTGCCGCGCGGCAGCGTCGACGACCGTCTCCTCCAGCGCGCCGCGCATGCAAGTTAGCCACGCGTCGCGTTCGGCGTCGCCGATCGCAAAACCGATGTGTCGCTGCCGCAGCCGCGGATGGCCCTTCTCTACGGAATAGAGCTTTGGGCCGCCGGTCCATTCGGTGAGGTAGCGCTTCAGCACGTCCCTGATCAGTCCGAGGTCATCCGCGTGCATCGCACGGATCATTTTCGCCTCCGGCAGCGTGTCCATGCGCTCGTAGAAGCGGTCGACCAGAAGGTCGATCGTGCCGCTGCCGCCGATCCGCTCGAACATGGAGATTGCGACGTCGCTATCGGTCATTCATCGAGTCCTGGTGTGTGCTGTGTGGCCCTTCATATCGTTTCTGTTTGAGAAACGAAAAGGGACGCAAGGCACATCCGCGCGCGCAACTGCACTCCCTCCCCCCTTGCGGGGGAGGGCTGGGGAGAGGGGTAGCCCAGGAAATGGTGTTTGTTGCTGCGAAGAGAAGAAGAGGCTCCTGCGCGATCGATGGAGTCCCCGTGTGACACCCCTCTCCCTAACCCTCCCCCGCAAGGGGGGAGGGAACGCAGCGAGCGTGCCGTGAGAGATTGCCTTACAGCGCCACGCTGCGCAGGCCGAAACTCCGCGCTTCGTTCTGCAGCACCGGCCGCACCGCATCGATCAGCCTTGCAGCCGCCGCATCGACCGACAGCCCTGCCGTATCCACCACCGCCGTCGCGCGCGAATAAAGCGGTTCGCGGCTCAGCAGGATGTTGCGCAGCTCGGCCATCGCGGAGCGGTCGTCCGCCATCGGGCGCAGGTCGCCTTGGCGGCGCACGCGGGCCATGTGCTCCTCGGGCTCGGCCTTCAGCCAGATCGTGTAGAACGACGACAGGATCTGGTCGAAGGTCAACGGCTCCGACACGATGCCGCCGCCGGTTGCCAGCACCATCAGCTCGTTGCGCGCGAGCAGCTGTTGCAGCGCTGCCTGCTCCATGCGGCGAAAGCCTTCCTGGCCGTAGAGCGCGATGATCTCGGCGACCGAGAGCCCGTTCTGCTGCTCGACCTCCTTGTTGAGCTCCACAAAACTCCAGCCGACCTTCTTCGCCAGCATCCGCCCCAGCGTCGATTTGCCGGCGCCGCGCAGGCCGATCAGCGCGATGCCGCAGAACGGTGCGCGCCGCGGCGCCGACGCGCTGCCGCCGGCGAGAACGTCCTTGGCCTGAGCGATTTGCGCCGGCGTCGCCTTGCGCAGGAGATCGCGAAACATCTGCCAGTCCGGCGTCGGGTCGGCCGAGGGAAGCAGGTCTTCGAGATGCGCACCCATCGCGTCGGAGACGCGGCGCAGCAGCACGATGGAGACGTTGCCCTTGCCGCTCTCGAGCTGCGCGATGTAGCGCTCCGAAATCCCTGATACCTTGGCGAGCACCTTGCGCGACATGCCGCGCAGCGCGCGCATGGTGCGCACGCGCTGGCCGAGCTGTTCGAGAAATCGGGATTCGGCGTCGGGACTGTCGGTCATGGACTGCAGATCATGGGCCTTCTTGAGAGGGTGTCCTGCGGCGCGTTTTAATGAAACATAGTGCCTGCCAGCATTGACAGCAAGCCGCCGCGGTGTCTTTCTATGAATTATAATTCTAAATTCGGGGGAGAAGTCCGTGAGCGAGGGATCCTATAACGCGGTGACCTGGCTGCTCGACCGCAACGTCGAGGACGGCAGGGGAGGCAAGCTCGTCTTCGACGACACCGTCTCGCGGCTCACCTATGGCGAGCTCCAGCGTGAGACCCGGCGCGCCGCCAACATTCTGCGCCGGCTCGGGGTCCGCCGCGAGGAGCGCGTGGCGATGATCATGCTGGACACGGTCGATTTCCCGATCGTGTTTCTGGGCGCGATCCGCGCCGGCATCGTGCCAGTGCCGCTCAACACGCTGCTGACCGCGGACCAATACGCCTACATCCTCGCCGATTGCCGCGCGCGCGTACTGTTCGTCTCCGAAGCGCTCTATCCTGTTATCAAGGACGTCGTCGGCCGCATGCCGGATCTCGAGCACGTCGTGGTCTCTGGCGCCAAGCAGAACGGCCACAAGCAGCTCGCGGACGAGCTCGCTGATGAGAGCGACCAGTTCACCACCGCCACGACGCATCCGGACGAGCCGGCGTTCTGGCTCTATTCGTCGGGCTCGACCGGCATGCCCAAGGGCGTGCGCCATCTGCATTCGAACATGCAGGCGACCGCGGACACCTATGCGAGCCAGGTGCTCGGCATCCGCGAGAACGACGTCTGCCTCTCCGCGGCAAAGCTGTTCTTCGCTTATGGCCTCGGCAATGCGCTGACGTTTCCGATGTCGGTCGGCGCCACCGTGGTGCTGAACAGCGAGCGCCCGACGCCGGCGCGCATGTTCGACCTGATGAACAGGTACAATCCCTCGATCTTCTTCGGCGTGCCGACATTGTTCGCGGCGATGCTCAACGACGAGACGATGAAGGCCGAGCGCGGCGGCAAGTCGCTCCGCATCTGCACCTCGGCCGGCGAGGCGCTGCCGGAATCCGTTGGCAACAGCTGGAAGGCGCGCTTCGGCGTCGACATCCTCGACGGCGTCGGCTCGACTGAGCTCTTGCACATCTTCCTGTCGAACGCGCCCGGCGACATCAAATACGGCTCCTCCGGCAAGCCGGTGCCGGGCTATGCGGTGCGGCTCGTCAACGAGGCCGGCCAGGATGTCGCCGACGGCGAGGTCGGCGAGCTGCTGGTCGATGCGCCCTCGGCCGGCGAGGGCTACTGGAACCAGCGCCACAAGAGCCGCCGCACCTTTGAAGGTCCGTGGACCCGCACCGGCGACAAATATGTCAGGGATGGCGAAGGCCGCTACACCTTCTGCGGCCGCGCCGACGACATGTTCAAGGTCTCCGGCATCTGGGTCTCGCCGTTCGAGGTCGAGAGCGCGCTGATCACGCATCCCGCCGTGCTCGAAGCCGCCGTCGTGCCGGAAGCCGATCCGGAAGGCCTGCTGAAGCCGAAGGCCTTCGTCGTGCTGCGTCCGGGCGCGGCGACGGCGGACTTGCAGGAGATGCTGAAGGAGCACGTCAAGCAGAAGATCGGCCCGTGGAAATATCCGCGCTGGATCGACGTGGTGGAGTCGCTGCCGAAGACCGCGACGGGGAAGATCCAGCGGTTCAAATTGCGCGAGGGCGCGAATTGAGCGTGCAGGCGGCGGACTCGCTTGCTTACCCTCCCCTGGAGGGGTCCGAGACGAGCGAAGCTCGCTCGTGGGTCGCTTCGCATGGAGCGAAGCGCAATGCGGAGCGGGGTGGGGTGATCTCTCCACTCGGGCACCGCATCCGCCGAGAGACTGTCACCCCACCCCGTCTCACATCTCGCTGCGCTCGATGTGAGCCGACCCTCCCCCTCCAGGGGAGGGTGCAGACGGAGCGAACAGGAATACGACCATGACCAACCTCACCCCCACCGGCTTCCTGACCATCGGCAGCGCCAGCCTCGAATACAAATGGCTCGCGCCGCCATCGGCGGACGGTCCCACCATCGTCATGCTGCACGAAGGCCTCGGCTCGGTCGGTCTGTGGGGCGACTTCCCGGAAAAACTTCAGCAAGCCACCGGCGCCGGCATCTTCGTCTATTCGCGCGCGGGCTACGGCCAATCCAGCGCGGTGACGCTGCCGCGGCCGCTCGATTACATGCAGCGCGAGGCGCTGGATGTGCTGCCGAAGATCCTCGATGCGATTTCCTTCAAGCGCGGCCTCCTGCTCGGCCATTCCGACGGCGCCTCGATCGCGACGATCTATGCCGGCGCGCATCAGGATCACCGTCTGCAAGGCCTCCTGCTGATGGCGCCGCATTTCATCGTCGAGGATATCTCGGTGAAATCCATCGCAGCGATCAAGACGACCTTCGAGACCACCGACCTCAAGGCGAAGCTGGCGCGCTGGCACATGGATGTCGACAACGCCTTCTGTGGCTGGAACGGCGCCTGGCTCGATCCGAAGTTCCGCGACTGGGACATCTCGGAATACCTCGCCTACATCCGCGTTCCCATCCTGGTCGTGCAGGGCAAGGGCGACCAATATGGCACACTGCGACAGGTCGATATTGCGCAGGAAGAGTGTTATTGTCCGGTAGATTTGAAAATTATTTCAGACGCGGGACATTCCCCGCATCGTGAAGCGCCGGGGGCGACGCTTGACGCGATTGAGCAATTTGCAAGAGCGGCCCTGCGCGACGATCAGGGACTTCAGGGACGCGCCGCATGATCCTGCGGAGGCACATCCATGAATGTGCCTTCGGATGCGAGCGACCCGTTGCCGTGGCCGC includes the following:
- a CDS encoding alpha/beta fold hydrolase, encoding MTNLTPTGFLTIGSASLEYKWLAPPSADGPTIVMLHEGLGSVGLWGDFPEKLQQATGAGIFVYSRAGYGQSSAVTLPRPLDYMQREALDVLPKILDAISFKRGLLLGHSDGASIATIYAGAHQDHRLQGLLLMAPHFIVEDISVKSIAAIKTTFETTDLKAKLARWHMDVDNAFCGWNGAWLDPKFRDWDISEYLAYIRVPILVVQGKGDQYGTLRQVDIAQEECYCPVDLKIISDAGHSPHREAPGATLDAIEQFARAALRDDQGLQGRAA